A genomic region of Colletotrichum destructivum chromosome 1, complete sequence contains the following coding sequences:
- a CDS encoding Putative major facilitator, sugar transporter, major facilitator superfamily, whose protein sequence is MGTSLLQKIVKNDAMKEDPPEIYGWRAYALACSACFGGLIFGIDTGVIGGVLRMEEFQELYNLTHLSSVDRANLSANIVSTLQAGCFVGALLAAQAADRYGRRPVLIWAAGGISVIGVVLQAAASGHLAAMYVGRFISGFGTGFASMVNPLYVAENAPRAIRGGLTGIYQLFIVFGIFLSYWINFACQQHVRGTARYMIPLVIQGIPPLLLMISMFLCNESPRHLAKQDKWEEALNVLSGIRALPPDHPYVAAEFAEIRAAIEEENAILNGATWMSLQREMWLVPSNRKRAIISILLMFFQQMTGTNAINYYAPQIFASLGVRGTQNELFATGIYGLVKLIAVAVFLVFVADSLGRRKSLLWTGIGQGSTMLYIGIFIAVARPQDSEDAQVTAAGYIALICVFLFACMFQFGWGPCCWIYVSEIATTRLRATNVSFAAATQWLFNFVISRSVPPMLETLGTGGYGTYIFFCVWCFSMTIFVWFFIPETKGLSLEGMNDLFGFKDDVKHKHADIESSSVNMEKSNGNVTQLEDTVSPPAKS, encoded by the exons ATGGGCACCTCCCTTCTACAAAAGATTGTCAAGAACGATGCGATGAAAGAGGACCCCCCCGAGATCTACGGATGGAGGGCTTATGCTCTCGCGTGTTCTGCCTGCTTTGGTGGCCTCATCTTCGGTATCGACACCGGTGTCATTGGCGGTGTACTCCGTATGGAGGAGTTTCAAGA GCTCTACAATCTCACACATCTGTCCTCCGTCGACCGTGCTAACCTCAGTGCCAACATTGTCTCTACTCTGCAAGCTGGTTGTTTCGTTGGTGCTCTCCTTGCAGCACAAGCTGCCGATAGATACGGTCGTCGTCCTGTCCTTATTTGGGCCGCTGGTGGTATCTCCGTAATCGGCGTTGTTCTTcaggctgctgcttctgGTCACTTGGCGGCTATGTATGTCGGCAG ATTCATTTCCGGATTCGGTACTGGCTTCGCTTCCATGGTCAACCCCCTTTACGTCGCTGAAAACGCCCCTCGAGCTATCCGCGGTGGTCTCACTGGCATCTATCAACTGTTCATCGTCTTTGGCATTTTCCTGAGCTACTGGATCAATTTCGCCTGTCAACAGCACGTCAGAGGCACCGCTCGCTACATGATTCCTCTCGTCATTCAGGGCATCCCCCCACTTCTCCTCATGATCTCCATGTTTCTCTGCAACGAGTCACCTCGCCACCTCGCCAAGCAGGACAAGTGGGAGGAGGCTCTCAACGTCCTTTCCGGCATCCGCGCTTTGCCTCCTGACCATCCTTACGTGGCTgccgagttcgccgagaTCAGGGCTGCCATCGAAGAAGAAAACGCAATTCTCAACGGTGCCACCTGGATGAGCCTGCAAAGAGAGATGTGGCTCGTCCCTTCCAACCGCAAGCGGGCCATCATTTCAATTTTGCTCATGTTCTTCCAGCAAATGACTG GTACCAACGCGATCAACTACTATGCCCCTCAAATCTTTGCCAGTCTTGGAGTCCGAGGCACCCAGAACGAGCTCTTTGCTACCGGTATCTACGGCCTAGTAAAGCTCATCGCAGTCGCTGTCTTCCTCGTTTTTGTCGCCGACTCTCTCGGTCGCCGCAAATCCCTTCTTTGGACAGGCATAGGCCAGGGCTCGACCATGCTCTACATTGGCATCTTCATCGCAGTGGCGAGGCCTCAAGATTCGGAAGATGCCCAGGTGACTGCTGCTGGCTACATTGCTCTCATTTGCGTTTTCCTATTCGCCTGCATGTTCCAATTTGGCTGGGGCCCTTGCTGTTGGATCTACGTTTCCGAGATTGCCACCACTCGTCTGCGTGCCACCAACGTCTCCTTCGCCGCTGCGACACAATGGCTATTCAACTTCGTCATCTCCAGGTCTGTCCCTCCGATGCTGGAGACTCTGGGTACAGGCGGCTACGGTACCTACATCTTCTTCTGCGTCTGGTGTTTTTCCATGACCATCTTCGTCTGGTTCTTCATCCCCGAGACCAAAGGTCTTTCGTTGGAAGGCATGAACGACCTTTTTGGTTTCAAGGACGATGTTAAACATAAGCATGCCGACATTGAGAGCTCTTCGGTGAACATGGAGAAGTCAAACGGCAACGTCACTCAGCTCGAGGACACAGTCAGCCCGCCAGCCAAGTCTTAG